Within Acidobacteriota bacterium, the genomic segment ATGACACAACCGGGAGAAACGGATGGCTACGACGCCGAGGACCATCTGCGGGCGCTGTTCGACCATGCGGGGCTGGTCGCCGAAGCGATGATCGTCAACGGTCTTCGCCCGACGACACGCTTTCTGGAGGCTTACAAGCGGAGGAGGCAGTTCCCCGTCGAATGTGATCCGGATGCGATCCGAGCGCTCGGGGTCACACCTTTCTTTGGCGATATCATTGCAGAAGGTAACTATCTGAGACACGATCCAGGCGCCCTCGCCGACACCGTGTTCAGACTCTACGAACGGTACGGGCGAAGGCTTCAGAAACTCCGTCGAGAACGCTGACGGTCGCACTGCGACGGGAGTCAGGAGACGAAATGCCCCGAACCGAAGTCCTCATCCTCGCTGCCGGTCTCGGCACCAGGATGAAGAGCGATCTCATCAAAGTACTTCACGAGGCGGCGGGATGTCCGATCATTGACTACGTCCTCGATCTCGCTCACCAGGTCTCCGAAACCGATCCGATCGTGGTCGTCGGGCATCAGCGCGACAAGGTTCAGGGGCGCTGCGGCAATCGGGCCGTTTACGCAGTTCAGGACCAGCAGCTCGGCACCGGCCACGCCGTGCTCCAGGCCGAATCGCTTCTCAGGGAACGTGAGCTCGAGGGCACCTCGATCCTCGTTCTCTCCGGGGACGTCCCGCTGACCAGACCGGAAACTCTCCATGCGCTGCTCGAAGCTCATGAGCGAGAGGGTGCGCTCGCCACGGTGCTCACCATGAAACTCGATGATCCCGCTATGTACGGGCGAATCGTTCGAAACCCGGATGGCGGTATCTCGAAAATCGTCGAAGCGAAGGATGCCGATGCCGGGACTCTCGCGATCGACGAGGTCAATGCCGGGATTTACGTCTTCGATGGGGAGTTCCTTTTCGATGCGCTTCACCGTACTTCGTCCGACAACGCGCAGGGGGAGTACTACCTCCCTGACGTGGTCGCCATGGCCGCCGAGCAACCGGGCGGCGCCGCCGCTGTGGTCGTCGACGATCCGATCGAGGCTCTCGGAGTGAACTCCCGCGAGGATCTCTGGCGGGTCGAGCGGGAGCTTCGCCGGAGGAAAATCGCCGAGCTGATGGTGGCCGGAGTCACTTTCCGCGACCCGGAGTCGGTCATCATCGACCATCCCGTCCGGATCGGTCCCGATACGATCATCTATAACGGCGTCTGTCTCGAAGGGGCCACAACGATCGGACGGCAGTGCACGATCGGCCCGGGCAGTCATCTCGAGAGTTGCGTCCTCGGCGACCGCGTGACCCTCAAGGCCGGAACGGTCGCTTCCGAAGCCACAATCGAGGCCGACGCGACGATTGGGCCATACGCTCATCTCCGGCCCGGAACGGTCGTTGCCGAGTCCGTGAAGATCGGCAATTTCGTCGAGACCAAGAAGGCGATCTTCGGAAAGGGAGCGAAAGCCTCTCACCTCTCCTATATCGGTGACGCTGAAGTCGGGGAAGGAGTCAACATCGGCGCCGGAACGATCACCTGCAACTACGACGGAAAGAGCAAACACAAGACGATCATCGAAGACGGTGCGTTCATCGGCTCGGACTCCCAGCTGGTCGCGCCGGTCAGGATCGGACAGAACTCCTATGTCGGCGCCGGCTCGACGATCACGAAGGACGTACCGCCCGATTCGCTGGCGCTCTCACGCGCCGGACAACGAAACATCGAAGGTTGGGCGAAAAGGAAACGGGAGGAAGACGATCAGTGACGGCGGCAGTTCGAGCTCTTCCGGACGGACCGCCGCGGATTCTCGGCCTGGTCGGGGCATCCGGCTCGGGCAAGACGGAGCTCGCCTGCCGGCTGATCGAAAAGCTCGCGGCCGGGGGTGTACGGGTCGCCTTCGTCAAGCACACGCATCACCCTCTCAATGACGACCGGCATCGCGGCGACACGGCCCGCGCACTCGATGCCGGTGCCACGACCGCCTGGCTGATCTCCGGGGACGAAGCCGTGAAGTTCGTCGCGACGGCCGAAACGGGCCATCGAACGGCGAAACCCGACCCTTTCGAGATCGACGCGGACGTCGTGATCGTCGAGGGAGCACGAGACGATGACCGCTGGCCGCGATTGCGGGTCGAGACGATGAAAGCGGACGACCGCGCCGGCGAAGTCGACGGCGTCGTCGATGCGAGAGCTTCGCAGTCCAGGCTCTCCCGCCTCTCTTCGGACGATCTCGAATCGATACTCCGATTTTTCGAGGTGAGGTCTTGAGCCGCCGCTACGATGCGGTGATCTTCGATCTCGACGGAACGCTCATCGACTCGTGGGAAGCGCTGCACGACGCCGTCAACGAAGCGCTCCGAAGTGCCGATCATCGCCCGGTATCGAAAGCGGAGGTCGTGACGAGGGTCGGCGACGGAATCGAGGCGCTTCTCGAACGATGCATGGGACGACGCCCGACGAGCGACGTTCTGGATGTTTTCATCGCACGGTACGATCAGGTCTGCTGCGAAAAGTCGCGCACGCTGGATGGCGTCGAGTCGACGCTGCTCGCCCTCTCGAGCGGCGGGGTGGCGATGGCGGTCTGCACGAACAAGCCGACCGGCTTCTCTCGAAAGATCGTCGACGCGCTCGGCCTGGGTGGCTATTTCGAGCACGTCGTAGGACCCGACCTGGCAGGATGTCGAAAGCCGGATCCCCGGCACGTCATGGCCGCCGTCGACCGCACCGGCGCCGATGCCGCCCGCAGTCTCTTCGTCGGAGACATGCCGGTCGACATCGAAGCCGCGAGTGCAGCGGGTCTCCACGTCGCGGCGATCCCGACGGGCTCGGTCGCTTCCGACGTTCTCCTCTCCTGCGGCTCCGACTACATGCTCGAGCGCTTCGATGATCTGGTCGGCATCGTTTTCGGAGAGAAATCCGCGGCATGAAGCCGCGATTCAGTATCGTCTGCTTCGACGTCGATTCGACGATCGTCGAAATCGAGGGGATCGACGTCCTCGCGGAGGGTCACGCCGAGGTCGTGAAAATGACGGAGCTGGCGATGCAGGGGATGATTCCGATGGAGGAAGTGTACGGCCGGCGGCTCGATATCATTCGCCCCGATCAGGCGGCCGTTCACGCGCTCGCGGATCGCTATCTCCAGTCGATCGTTCCGGGCGTGGACGATCTCTTCGGCTTCCTCCATGCGGCGGGAGTCGACATTCACCTCGTCACGGGAGGAATCGAGCAGGCAGTCGCACCGCTGGCGGAAAGGCTGGGCGTGCAACGCCGAGCCGTGCACGCCGTGGCCCTCCGGTTTGGGCGGGACGGCTCCTATGAGGGCTGGGACGAGACCGCGCCGACGGCTCGCGCCGGTGGAAAAGGAACGGTCTGCCGCGACATCCGCGTGAGGAACAAGGGGGCGATGGCGTTCGTCGGAGACGGGTACACCGACCTCGAGGCGAAGCCCTGGGTCGACTGCTTCATCGGATTCGGTGGTGTCGCGATACGGGAGCGGGTGAGAGAAGAGGCGAACGTCTGGATCGAGGATCCCGACGCGACGGCGCTGACGCCGGTTCTCTTCGAGGAGGAGCAGTGACCGAGAAATGCCGATACTTCATCCCCGGGCCGGTCTGGGTGAGACCGGAGATCCTGCAGGCGATGGTCCGTCCGATGGTCGGCCATCGGAGCTCGGCGTTCACCTCTCTCTTCGTTGGCGTCACCGAAAAGCTTCGTGTGCTCTTCGGGACGAAACAGCACGTTTTCGTCGCCGCCTCGAGCGGCACGGGGCTTCTCGAGGGAGCTCTTCTGAACACGGTTGGTCGCGCCGTGCTCACGACGACGTGCGGGGCGTTCTCGGAGCGGTGGAAGGAGATCGCCGAGCACATCGGCGTCGAGGTCGATCATCTCGACTACGAATGGGGGAGGGCGGTCAAACCCGGCGACCTGACCGACCGCTTTCGTGGACGACGCCACCACTTCGATGCAGTCACGATCACACACAACGAAACCTCGACCGGCGTGATGAATCCTCTCGCCGAGCTTGCCCGGGTCGTTCGGGCCGAATCCGCCGACACGCTCATTCTCGTCGACGCGGTCTCCTCGCTCGGTGGCGCGGAGCTGCGCTTCGACGAGTGGGATCTCGACGTCTGTGTCGCCAGCAGCCAGAAGGCGCTCGGTCTTCCGCCGGGCCTCGCCGTCGTCGCGGTCTCCGAACGGGCGATGGAGTGTGCGCGGAAGAAGCAGTACCGCGGAACCTACTTCGACTTTCTCGAGTTCGAGCGCGGTCTGGCGAGCGGAAGCACTCCCTGGACGCCGGCGCTGCCGCTGATCTACGCGCTCGATCTGCAGCTCGACGAGATCCTCGACGAGGGGCTCACGAAACGCTGGGCACGTCACCGAGCGATGCGCGATCACACGCTCGCCACGGTCACCTCGTTCGCCCGGCCGATCAGCTCGCTCCAGGCGGCGTCGTGGACCGTCAGCTGCCTCGAAGCATTCGAGATGAAAGGAAACGAAGTCGTGAAGGCAATGAAAGAACGTGGATACACGCTGGGCTCGGGCTACGGAAAACTGAAGGAGCCGACTTTCCGGATCGGGCATATGGGCGATTGCCCTGCCGAGGATCTCGACGAGATGCTGCAGGTATTGCGGGAGGTGGTCGGTTGAGCGGATTCCGGATTCTCGTCACGGACACCCTCGCCGATCAGGGGCTCGAGATTCTTCGGACCGCCGAAGACGCCGAGGTGCGCTATGAGCCGGGGATCACCGGCGACGAGCTTCTGGCTGCCGTGGCCGAAACGGACGCGATGATCACGAGGAGCGGAACTCCCGTCACGGCCGAGCTCCTGGATGCCGCGGTCGAGCTCCGGGTGCTCGCGCGCGCCGGTGTCGGCCTCGACAACGTCGACGTCGACGCTGCGACCGCACGAGGCGTGCTCGTGATCAACACGCCGACTGCCAACATCATCTCGGCCACCGAGCACACGATGGCGATGATGCTGTCGCTGCTGCGGAACATCCCGGAAGCGGACAGGTCGCTGCGTGCCGGAGAATGGAAGCGATCGAAATTCATGGGGCGCGAGCTCTACGAAAAGACGCTCGGCATCATCGGCTTCGGAAGGATCGGAAGCCGGGTGGGGATTCGCGCAAAGTCTTTCGGAGCCGAAGTGATCGCCTTCGACCCGTACATCGCGGAGCGCGCCGCCGAACGGATCGGAGCCGAGATGGTGACCTTCGAGGAGCTGCTCGAGCGGTCCGACATCATCACGGTCCACACGCCGCTGACCGACGAGACCCGAGCAATGATCGGGAGGGAGGAGATCGCGCGGATGAGGCCCGGCGTGATCGTGCTCAACATCGCGCGTGGCGGGATCTACGACGAGAATGCTCTCGCGGAAGCGCTCGAGAGCGGACATGTGGCCGGTGCGGCGATCGACGTTTTCGCCGACGAGCCGCCCCCCGCGGATCACCCGCTGCTTCAGGCGCCGAACGTCTATGTGACCCCGCATCTCGGGGCGAACACGGCCGAAGCGCAGGAGCGGGTCGGAACCACGACCGCCGAGATGGTTCTCGATGCTCTGAGGGGGTCGCTCTTCGTATCCGCGGTCAACCTTCCCGTCGAGGGGGAGATCGATTCGAGGCTGATGGCGACCGCGCGCCTCTCCGAGCAACTCGGCTCGCTCGCCTCGCAGCTTCTCGACGGCCCGCCCACCGAGGTGAATGTCTCGATTCGAGGGATCGAGGAGCGGGCGCTCCGGCTCGTGACGGTCGCAGCGCTGCGAGGTCTGCTCACGCCGCATCTGAGCGAGACGGTCAACTTCGTCAACGCCGAAACGATCGCGAAACGTCGCGGAATCGAGTGGAGCACGACCATCCACCAGAAGGCGGAGGATTACGTCAACCTCGTCTCGGTGGACATTCGCTCGAACGAAACGGCGATGCGGGTCGAGGGGACGCTGTTCGGAGAGACGATTCCACGCGTGGTGGCGATCAACGAGTACCGCGTCGAGTTCGAGCCGACCGGCTGGATCATCTATCTGGTCAACCGCGACGTCCCCGGTGTCGTCGGCAAAGTCGGAACGATCCTCGGAGACCGCGAGATCAACATCGCCGAGTACAACCTCGCGCGCTCGAAGAAATCGGGGCTCGCGATGGCGATCATCACGGTCGACACGCACGTCGATCGAGCCACGCTCGATTTTCTACGCTCGTTCCGCGAGATCGAGGACGTCCGCCTCGTCAAGCTGTAGACGGGAAGAAGAGTGAAGAGTGAAGATTGAAGAGTGAAGAAGAGGAGACATCGCGAAAGCTCGCGAGGATGTAGCACCGCCACCGGGAGGGCGAAGCTCCTGCTGAGCCGCACCGTAACACGCCACCGTAAAGTTGCCTGAAACCCGATCGGCAAGCGCCTCGCCCCGTAGCGCAGGCTTCCAGCCCGCCGCGGGAGAGACGAGGGGGAAAAGTCCGCCCCCTCTCATCCTGAGCAATTTGACCGGCGCGTTGCGCCGGTGAAGCGGGAATGAAAACCGGAGCCTGCAAAACTCCGCACCCCATACTCAAACCGACGTCGTCCCGAGCGGGCGGTCGGGTGGGCAAGCGAGGGACCTTGCAGGGTGGGACATCAGGCCAGGCGAAGCGCTGCAAGTGGGTCGAAGTCCAACAATTTCGTGGTCGTTTCATTAGGAGCCGCCGAAGGACGGCGACGGATCTGGGGGTGGCTCGCGAATCATCGTCATGGCGGGCCGGGGGAATCATTCATGAGCCCGCACCCAGATCCTTCGCCGTCCTTCGGCGGCTCAGGATGACGAGTTGTGAAGGCGTCGACCGTGTCCGGGGAAGCTCGTGAATCGCGGTTGAAGAGGCTCGCGGAAACTTAACCGGTTCTCTCGGCTTTTCGATTTGGGCAACAGCCCGTTCGTTCTTCGCCAGGTTCCCCAGGCAGACGATTTTGATCAGGCCGATTCACAAAGCTCAACTGTGATCCACGAGAAGCCGATCCAGATGCAGAAGCTGAAACTTTCGTGACACTTCTCCACCCTTCCTCTGGAGCCACAGCCTCGTTCGCGGAGAGGGAGAAGGGACATTGCCCCTCTCCCCGAATACAAAAATGGCCGGGAGGTTCGTCAGCCTCCCGGCCATCGTCCGCCCTCCCGCCCGGCTTTACCGCGACGCGGTCTTCTGCTCGCCTTCGTTCAGAAAATTCTCGAGAACCCAGAGCTCGCCTTTCGACGCGCCTGACGTGAACGCGATTTGCCTTCCATTCGGATGCATCTGGAGGCCCCTCAGTCGCGGCATCGAAAGCCCGATCAGCTCGGAGGGACCGCCTTCGAGAGGAACTCTCCAGAGCTGAACGTTCCGGTTCTTCATCGTCCCGTTTTCCCAGCGACCGAAGATCAGATACTTCCCGTCAGGGGTGAACACCATGCGTGCGTAACCCGCGATGTTCCTTCCTTCAATCTCGACGGGTTCACGAAGCAGAACTCGACGCTCTCCGCTCTCCAGATCGGTGATCGTGATCAGATCTTCCTTCCGGTAGTCGTTCTCCTGTTCCCTGACGACCATGTAACGCCCGTCCGGAGAGAGTCCGATGAAGCTCGTCGTCGGCTGCAGCGAGCTCTTGTAGATGACTTTGTCGGTGGCGCTCCCGATCTCGTGCGCAACGACCTTGAATCCCGTCTCCCCCTGCTGCGGGTAATAGAGCAGCGTGCCGTCCGGCGAGAATGCCGCTCCCCGGCTCTCGGTCTCACCAACTTGCCGCGATTCTCCCGTCTCGGCATCGATCACGAAAAGGCGAACGTCCGACGATCCTCTTCGAGCCGCCACCGCAAAGTACTTCTCGTCGGACGACCAGGCGATCGGGTCGCCCGGAATGAGACGGAGATCGGTCCCTGTCTCCCGTTCCTCTCCGGTTTCGAGATCGCGGATCACGAACCGTGGGGCCTTCGTGCCGCTGGCATTCGACCGACGCGAAACGAAGGCGATCTTCGACCCGTCGCCGTTCCACACCGGCCATTGGTCCTGCCCCACGCGCTCGGTCACCCGTCGCGGCGTTCCGACGGGACGTCCATGATCGTCGAGGTCCACGATGTAACCGTCGTACAGATCCGTCGACGTTCCATAGTAG encodes:
- the glmU gene encoding bifunctional UDP-N-acetylglucosamine diphosphorylase/glucosamine-1-phosphate N-acetyltransferase GlmU, whose product is MPRTEVLILAAGLGTRMKSDLIKVLHEAAGCPIIDYVLDLAHQVSETDPIVVVGHQRDKVQGRCGNRAVYAVQDQQLGTGHAVLQAESLLRERELEGTSILVLSGDVPLTRPETLHALLEAHEREGALATVLTMKLDDPAMYGRIVRNPDGGISKIVEAKDADAGTLAIDEVNAGIYVFDGEFLFDALHRTSSDNAQGEYYLPDVVAMAAEQPGGAAAVVVDDPIEALGVNSREDLWRVERELRRRKIAELMVAGVTFRDPESVIIDHPVRIGPDTIIYNGVCLEGATTIGRQCTIGPGSHLESCVLGDRVTLKAGTVASEATIEADATIGPYAHLRPGTVVAESVKIGNFVETKKAIFGKGAKASHLSYIGDAEVGEGVNIGAGTITCNYDGKSKHKTIIEDGAFIGSDSQLVAPVRIGQNSYVGAGSTITKDVPPDSLALSRAGQRNIEGWAKRKREEDDQ
- a CDS encoding molybdopterin-guanine dinucleotide biosynthesis protein MobB, which codes for MTAAVRALPDGPPRILGLVGASGSGKTELACRLIEKLAAGGVRVAFVKHTHHPLNDDRHRGDTARALDAGATTAWLISGDEAVKFVATAETGHRTAKPDPFEIDADVVIVEGARDDDRWPRLRVETMKADDRAGEVDGVVDARASQSRLSRLSSDDLESILRFFEVRS
- a CDS encoding HAD-IA family hydrolase yields the protein MSRRYDAVIFDLDGTLIDSWEALHDAVNEALRSADHRPVSKAEVVTRVGDGIEALLERCMGRRPTSDVLDVFIARYDQVCCEKSRTLDGVESTLLALSSGGVAMAVCTNKPTGFSRKIVDALGLGGYFEHVVGPDLAGCRKPDPRHVMAAVDRTGADAARSLFVGDMPVDIEAASAAGLHVAAIPTGSVASDVLLSCGSDYMLERFDDLVGIVFGEKSAA
- a CDS encoding HAD-IB family phosphatase gives rise to the protein MKPRFSIVCFDVDSTIVEIEGIDVLAEGHAEVVKMTELAMQGMIPMEEVYGRRLDIIRPDQAAVHALADRYLQSIVPGVDDLFGFLHAAGVDIHLVTGGIEQAVAPLAERLGVQRRAVHAVALRFGRDGSYEGWDETAPTARAGGKGTVCRDIRVRNKGAMAFVGDGYTDLEAKPWVDCFIGFGGVAIRERVREEANVWIEDPDATALTPVLFEEEQ
- a CDS encoding alanine--glyoxylate aminotransferase family protein — protein: MTEKCRYFIPGPVWVRPEILQAMVRPMVGHRSSAFTSLFVGVTEKLRVLFGTKQHVFVAASSGTGLLEGALLNTVGRAVLTTTCGAFSERWKEIAEHIGVEVDHLDYEWGRAVKPGDLTDRFRGRRHHFDAVTITHNETSTGVMNPLAELARVVRAESADTLILVDAVSSLGGAELRFDEWDLDVCVASSQKALGLPPGLAVVAVSERAMECARKKQYRGTYFDFLEFERGLASGSTPWTPALPLIYALDLQLDEILDEGLTKRWARHRAMRDHTLATVTSFARPISSLQAASWTVSCLEAFEMKGNEVVKAMKERGYTLGSGYGKLKEPTFRIGHMGDCPAEDLDEMLQVLREVVG
- the serA gene encoding phosphoglycerate dehydrogenase, with the translated sequence MSGFRILVTDTLADQGLEILRTAEDAEVRYEPGITGDELLAAVAETDAMITRSGTPVTAELLDAAVELRVLARAGVGLDNVDVDAATARGVLVINTPTANIISATEHTMAMMLSLLRNIPEADRSLRAGEWKRSKFMGRELYEKTLGIIGFGRIGSRVGIRAKSFGAEVIAFDPYIAERAAERIGAEMVTFEELLERSDIITVHTPLTDETRAMIGREEIARMRPGVIVLNIARGGIYDENALAEALESGHVAGAAIDVFADEPPPADHPLLQAPNVYVTPHLGANTAEAQERVGTTTAEMVLDALRGSLFVSAVNLPVEGEIDSRLMATARLSEQLGSLASQLLDGPPTEVNVSIRGIEERALRLVTVAALRGLLTPHLSETVNFVNAETIAKRRGIEWSTTIHQKAEDYVNLVSVDIRSNETAMRVEGTLFGETIPRVVAINEYRVEFEPTGWIIYLVNRDVPGVVGKVGTILGDREINIAEYNLARSKKSGLAMAIITVDTHVDRATLDFLRSFREIEDVRLVKL